A single genomic interval of Streptomyces showdoensis harbors:
- a CDS encoding FAD-dependent oxidoreductase, which translates to MPRPLRVAIVGAGPAGIYAADALLKSEAATEPGVSIDLFERMPAPFGLIRYGVAPDHPRIKGIITALHQVLDKPQIRLFGNVDYGTDVHLDDLHAFYDAVIFSTGATADRALDIPGIELDGSYGAADFVSWYDGHPDVPRTWPLEAEKVAVLGVGNVALDVARILAKTADELLPTEIPANVYDGLKANKALEIHVFGRRGPAQAKFSPMELRELDHSPNIEVIVNPEDIDYDEGSIAERRKNKQTDMVAKTLENWAIRDTGDRPHKLFLHFFESPSEILGEDGKVVGLRTERTELDGTGNVKSTGRTTDWDVQAVYRAVGYLSDELPKLPWDAASGTVPDAGGRVVEESGAHLPSTYVTGWIRRGPVGLIGHTKGDANETVANLLDDHANGRLLAPESPQEDAVVSFLEGKGIAYTTWEGWYALDAAEKALGEPQGRERVKIVERDEMLRASGVDLG; encoded by the coding sequence ATGCCCCGCCCCCTCCGGGTCGCGATCGTCGGCGCCGGCCCCGCCGGAATCTACGCCGCTGACGCGCTGCTGAAGTCCGAGGCCGCCACCGAGCCGGGTGTGTCCATCGACCTCTTCGAGCGGATGCCCGCCCCCTTCGGCCTGATCCGCTACGGCGTCGCGCCCGACCACCCCCGCATCAAGGGCATCATCACCGCCCTGCACCAGGTCCTCGACAAGCCGCAGATCCGCCTCTTCGGCAACGTCGACTACGGCACCGACGTGCACCTGGACGACCTGCACGCGTTCTACGACGCCGTGATCTTCTCCACCGGCGCCACCGCGGACCGCGCCCTGGACATCCCCGGCATCGAGCTCGACGGCTCCTACGGCGCCGCCGACTTCGTCTCCTGGTACGACGGCCACCCGGACGTCCCGCGCACCTGGCCGCTGGAGGCCGAGAAGGTCGCCGTCCTCGGCGTCGGCAACGTGGCCCTCGACGTGGCCCGCATCCTCGCCAAGACCGCCGACGAGCTGCTGCCCACCGAGATCCCCGCGAACGTCTACGACGGCCTCAAGGCCAACAAGGCCCTGGAGATCCACGTCTTCGGCCGCCGCGGCCCCGCCCAGGCCAAGTTCAGCCCCATGGAGCTGCGCGAGCTCGACCACTCGCCGAACATCGAGGTCATCGTCAACCCCGAGGACATCGACTACGACGAGGGCTCCATCGCCGAGCGGCGCAAGAACAAGCAGACCGACATGGTCGCCAAGACCCTGGAGAACTGGGCGATCCGCGACACCGGCGACCGCCCGCACAAGCTCTTCCTGCACTTCTTCGAGTCGCCCTCCGAGATCCTCGGCGAGGACGGCAAGGTCGTCGGCCTCCGCACCGAGCGCACCGAGCTCGACGGCACCGGCAACGTGAAGAGCACCGGCCGGACCACCGACTGGGACGTCCAGGCCGTCTACCGCGCCGTCGGCTACCTCTCCGACGAGCTCCCCAAGCTGCCCTGGGACGCCGCCAGCGGCACCGTCCCGGACGCGGGCGGCCGGGTCGTCGAGGAGAGCGGCGCCCACCTGCCCTCCACCTACGTCACCGGCTGGATCCGGCGCGGCCCCGTCGGCCTCATCGGCCACACCAAGGGCGACGCCAACGAGACCGTCGCCAACCTCCTCGACGACCACGCCAACGGGCGGCTCCTCGCCCCCGAGTCCCCGCAGGAGGACGCCGTCGTGTCCTTCCTGGAGGGCAAGGGCATCGCGTACACCACCTGGGAGGGCTGGTACGCCCTCGACGCCGCCGAGAAGGCGCTCGGCGAGCCGCAGGGCCGCGAGCGGGTCAAGATCGTCGAGCGCGACGAGATGCTGCGCGCCAGCGGCGTCGACCTGGGCTGA
- a CDS encoding TetR/AcrR family transcriptional regulator, with amino-acid sequence MAVKRRRRTPEQARGEILDAATELIARHGPDGVGLRRVAEAVGVTHGLVTHYFGTYAALVRAVLQRESERKRERVRERLRADGSVPYADGMTRVLFEILGDERYVRLWAWTQLHDAEAARAPDSPTHLSRLVDAVEAGVRTVLPAPDGPDRERIEMVVLLALSGAYGYALGRRHWLTDLGHDPDEPGRDDAYRAALSSALAAYLQGLTP; translated from the coding sequence ATGGCGGTGAAGCGGCGGAGGCGGACTCCTGAGCAGGCGCGGGGCGAGATCCTCGACGCCGCCACCGAACTCATCGCCCGGCACGGCCCCGACGGCGTCGGACTGCGCCGGGTCGCCGAGGCGGTCGGCGTCACGCACGGGCTCGTCACCCACTACTTCGGCACCTACGCCGCCCTCGTCCGCGCCGTGCTCCAGCGCGAGAGCGAGCGCAAGCGCGAGCGCGTGCGGGAGCGGCTGCGGGCCGACGGGAGCGTGCCGTACGCGGACGGCATGACCCGGGTGCTCTTCGAGATCCTCGGCGACGAGCGGTACGTCCGGCTGTGGGCCTGGACCCAGCTCCACGACGCGGAGGCCGCCCGGGCCCCCGACTCCCCGACCCACCTCTCCCGCCTCGTCGACGCCGTCGAGGCCGGCGTCCGCACCGTGCTCCCGGCCCCCGACGGGCCCGACCGCGAGCGGATCGAGATGGTCGTCCTCCTCGCCCTGTCCGGCGCCTACGGCTACGCGCTCGGCCGTCGCCACTGGCTCACCGACCTCGGCCACGACCCCGACGAGCCGGGGCGCGACGACGCCTACCGCGCCGCTCTGTCCTCCGCGCTCGCCGCCTACCTCCAAGGGTTGACGCCATGA